A region of Nakaseomyces glabratus chromosome M, complete sequence DNA encodes the following proteins:
- the MTF1 gene encoding RNA polymerase specificity factor (CAGL0M11286g~Ortholog(s) have RNA polymerase II regulatory region DNA binding, mitochondrial RNA polymerase binding promoter specificity activity, mitochondrial RNA polymerase core promoter sequence-specific DNA binding activity), with amino-acid sequence MKVAVPTISQLHIKSYYGFRYLLDPDWHQKVFEKLGLSSNPNMKVLDLYPGPGIHSAVLYNKVQPQQYTMMECRRDFLSNLRNIYTDGPMELVKKDPYKWESYTELIDQEKLFVPKKADYNVVNKDFYIMANLTEKKHEGLLMQWMNCVGNRNWLFRFGRSPMLIWMPTPTASKLLADSGDHSRHKCSLVREAFTDTKLVALSQEEDMKSFNSVCLDKSNPLVIPDGTDYGGKDFPIALVEFTPKKHDIDLDNWEFVTKHLMVLYKTPLIDAIDCLGHGARDYFSANIDKDHIHLLKKCPQDFTNNDFVYLTNLFHLWPFKPDVYMDFLDIYQEESRE; translated from the coding sequence ATGAAAGTTGCTGTACCCACAATTTCGCAGCTGCATATCAAGAGTTACTATGGGTTCCGGTACCTTTTGGACCCAGATTGGCATCAAAAGGTGTTTGAGAAGTTGGGTCTTTCGAGTAACCCTAACATGAAAGTACTGGATTTATATCCTGGCCCTGGTATACACTCTGCTGTGCTTTACAATAAAGTTCAACCACAGCAGTACACCATGATGGAGTGCAGACGGGATTTCTTATCGAATCtgagaaatatatatacgGATGGACCGATGGAACTGGTTAAAAAAGATCCTTACAAATGGGAATCATACACAGAGCTTATAGACCAAGAAAAGTTGTTTGTACCCAAGAAAGCTGATTACAATGTAGTCAATAAGgatttttatataatgGCGAATTTGACGGAGAAGAAGCATGAGGGCCTACTTATGCAGTGGATGAACTGTGTAGGTAACCGGAACTGGCTTTTCAGATTCGGCAGATCACCAATGCTGATATGGATGCCCACTCCGACGGCATCAAAACTGCTGGCAGATAGCGGTGACCATAGCAGACACAAATGCTCCCTTGTCCGTGAGGCCTTCACTGATACCAAACTAGTTGCGTTATCCCAAGAAGAGGACATGAAAAGCTTCAATTCTGTATGCCTGGATAAGTCTAACCCTCTTGTAATCCCAGATGGTACAGATTATGGTGGAAAGGACTTCCCCATCGCACTGGTTGAGTTTACACCCAAGAAACATGATATTGACCTTGACAATTGGGAATTTGTTACTAAACATTTGATGGTGTTGTATAAGACACCGCTCATAGATGCCATAGATTGTTTAGGACACGGTGCTAGAGATTATTTTAGTGCCAATATTGACAAGGATCACATCCATCTGCTGAAGAAATGCCCACAGGACTTCACCAACAATGATTTTGTGTACCTCACCAACTTATTCCATCTATGGCCTTTCAAACCAGATGTTTATATGGACTTCCTAGATATTTATCAAGAGGAATCAAGAGAGTAG
- the TAF7 gene encoding TATA-binding protein-associated factor TAF7 (CAGL0M11264g~Ortholog(s) have role in RNA polymerase II transcriptional preinitiation complex assembly and transcription factor TFIID complex localization): MAVIKIKKPKKNEGANESEGPKLKKIRISAGNRKEEKEPKKLKINLKKTDVKKSGSVVKLKLGSKKEEKQSRTPRLRLKPIRIPGEGYDSEASDLEDDPLIESGIILRVLPDVQVDFIKNSIESGDYTGISIKWKGERHAILKLNNVTYGAILVDLPTIIEVNKSVDRKNLFKTFDVTQMLVCVKPITSEDELFTLEAPETEDLISKHYEEYLDEINDHKVKLFKNANHVNLHSETEAKNLEKLALKKYHYKHGLTPPLYNVRNRRFRRQMHADEFEYAEKIVDMLLKADAQAEDVKFDLIAPSDVPEKGSVSAAPSHVDLSVANKPEVLNEDVTLQDDDEDLDLEEAFQSDEDESESTKRSDALFGDQDEEGGDEVEQDNGEDEDDDDDDEDDDEEEEEEEVGSVAKSGDDNEKRQHTELLADELNELVSTLEHTKDKLEKATNPLLKSRFVDSIKKLEKEVELKKKQLKESENQLSGGTGPVSSTGIVDEDDEDQDDEDDDEDEEEEEEEGEGEGEEDKDDSKEDKEEELDQNDLDMMMLFGGEGDE; this comes from the coding sequence ATGGCTGTTATTAAGATTAAGAAGCCCAAGAAGAATGAGGGTGCTAACGAATCGGAAGGCCCAAAATTAAAGAAGATACGGATAAGTGCTGGGAATAGGAAAGAGGAGAAAGAACCcaagaaattaaagattAACTTGAAAAAGACAGATGTCAAGAAATCTGGTAGTGTTGTTAAGTTGAAGCTGGGGTCGAAGAAAGAGGAGAAGCAGTCTCGGACGCCGCGTCTGCGGTTGAAACCTATCCGTATACCTGGTGAAGGTTATGACTCTGAGGCGTCTGATTTGGAGGATGATCCGTTGATTGAGTCTGGTATTATACTGCGAGTGCTTCCAGATGTACAGGTTGATTTTATCAAGAATTCAATTGAATCTGGTGACTATACCGGTATTAGCATCAAGTGGAAGGGTGAGAGGCATGCGATTCTCAAGTTAAATAATGTAACATATGGTGCCATCTTGGTAGATTTACCGACAATAATAGAAGTTAACAAGAGTGTTGATCGTAAGAATCTTTTCAAGACGTTTGATGTCACACAGATGCTCGTTTGTGTGAAACCCATTACCAGTGAGGACGAGTTGTTTACCCTAGAGGCACCAGAAACCGAGGATCTGATATCCAAACACTATGAAGAATATCTAGATGAAATAAATGATCACAAAGTTAAGTTGTTCAAGAATGCCAACCATGTCAATTTGCACTCAGAAACTGAAGCCAAGAACTTGGAGAAACTAGCGCTAAAGAAGTATCATTACAAGCACGGATTAACGCCTCCTCTGTATAATGTGCGAAACAGGAGGTTCAGAAGACAGATGCATGCGGATGAATTTGAGTATGCTGAAAAGATAGTGGACATGCTTCTTAAAGCAGATGCCCAAGCTGAGGATGTTAAGTTTGATCTCATAGCGCCATCAGACGTTCCAGAGAAGGGATCGGTGAGTGCAGCACCATCGCATGTTGATCTATCTGTGGCTAATAAGCCTGAAGTGCTCAACGAAGACGTGACGTTACAGGACGATGATGAGGACTTAGACCTTGAAGAGGCGTTCCAaagtgatgaagatgagtCCGAGTCTACTAAGCGTAGTGATGCATTATTCGGAGAccaagatgaagaaggcGGAGACGAGGTTGAGCAAGATAATGgtgaggatgaagatgatgatgatgatgatgaagacgacgatgaagaggaagaagaagaagaagttggtTCAGTAGCTAAGAGTGgtgatgataatgaaaagagACAACATACGGAGTTGTTAGCAGACGAGCTGAACGAATTGGTATCTACGCTAGAGCACACAAAGGATAAGCTTGAAAAGGCAACTAATCCATTGCTAAAGTCAAGATTTGTTGACAGCATCAAGAAGTTAGAAAAAGAAGTCGAgctgaagaaaaaacaacTGAAGGAGTCAGAGAATCAATTAAGCGGTGGCACAGGCCCAGTGAGCTCGACAGGAATAGTGGATGAAGACGACGAAGATCAagatgacgaagatgaCGACGAAGACGAAGAGGAGGAGGAGGAGGAGGGCGAAGGtgaaggtgaagaagaCAAGGACGACTCAAAGgaagacaaagaagaagagcttGATCAGAACGACCTCGACATGATGATGCTATTTGGTGGTGAAGGCGATGAATAA
- the MRPL44 gene encoding mitochondrial 54S ribosomal protein mL53 (CAGL0M11236g~Ortholog(s) have structural constituent of ribosome activity and mitochondrial large ribosomal subunit localization): protein MITKYFSKVAVRFNPFGKEAGAVRLLLSSIPPVQRMQSTQITNQLLTESSTATPLVKITYKDKKELELDPRGHSFEELANYFDRHSRQLQIKETIENQ from the exons ATGATTACAAAATACTTCAGCAAGGTTGCTGTGAGGTTTAACCCTTTCGGTAAAGAAG CAGGCGCAGTTAGACTTCTTTTATCCTCTATTCCGCCAGTGCAACGGATGCAGAGTACACAGATAACAAACCAGTTACTTACTGAGTCCAGCACAGCTACTCCGCTAGTGAAGATTACATACAAAGATAAGAAAGAGCTTGAGCTGGATCCCAGAGGCCACTCATTCGAAGAGCTAGCGAACTACTTTGACAGACACTCCAGACAGTTGCAGATCAAAGAGACCATTGAGAACCAGTAG
- the ORA1 gene encoding oxidoreductase (CAGL0M11242g~Ortholog(s) have carbonyl reductase (NADPH) activity, serine 3-dehydrogenase activity and cytosol, nucleus, ribosome localization) encodes MSQGRKAAERLQGKIAFITGASAGIGKATAIEYLDASNGSVKLVLGARRMEKLEELKKELLAQYPDAKIHIGKLDVTDFENVKQFLADLPEEFKDIDILINNAGKALGSDKVGDIDPEDIAGMVNTNVLALINLTQLLLPLFKKKNSGDIVNLGSIAGRDAYPTGAIYCATKHAVRAFTQSLRKELINTDIRVIEIAPGMVETEFSVVRYKGDKSKADDVYRGTTPLYADDIADLIVYSTSRKPNMVVADVLVFPTHQASASHIYRGD; translated from the coding sequence ATGTCTCAAGGAAGAAAAGCTGCTGAGAGGTTACAAGGGAAGATTGCCTTTATTACGGGTGCCTCTGCGGGCATCGGTAAAGCTACAGCCATTGAGTATTTGGATGCTTCCAATGGTAGTGTGAAGCTAGTTCTTGGTGCACGTAGAATGGAGAAATTGGAGgagttgaagaaggaaTTGCTGGCTCAATATCCTGATGCAAAGATTCATATAGGTAAACTGGATGTTACAGACTTTGAAAACGTCAAGCAGTTTTTGGCTGACTTGCCAGAAGAGTTCAAGGACATCGACATCCTGATCAATAACGCTGGTAAAGCGTTGGGGTCTGACAAAGTTGGAGACATTGACCCTGAGGATATCGCAGGAATGGTTAACACCAACGTCCTTGCATTGATCAATTTAACACAATTGTTGTTGCCAttattcaagaagaagaacagtGGTGATATCGTCAACTTGGGATCGATTGCTGGTAGAGACGCATACCCAACGGGTGCTATATACTGTGCAACAAAACATGCTGTCAGGGCATTCACACAATCCTTAAGGAAGGAATTGATCAACACCGACATTAGAGTAATTGAAATTGCTCCTGGTATGGTCGAAACCGAGTTTTCTGTGGTCAGGTACAAAGGTGACAAGTCCAAAGCAGACGACGTCTACAGAGGTACAACACCACTATATGCCGATGATATCGCGGATTTGATTGTGTACTCTACCAGCAGAAAGCCAAACATGGTGGTAGCAGATGTCCTGGTCTTCCCAACACACCAGGCATCGGCTTCGCACATCTACAGGGGCGACTAA